The Candidatus Edwardsbacteria bacterium genomic interval CGGCCGACAGCAACCGTCCGCCCAGCCCCAGGCGGTGTTTGCCGAATCCGGTGGCGTAATATATCTCGTCCACCGAGGTCTCGGCTATCCAGACGTTATGCTGGAAATGGAACGAGTTCTTCCGGGGCATCTGGGCCAGGCGGGCCGGATTCCAGTAGCAGGCCGTGGCGTCATCTACCAGGGCGATCCCGGCTTCGGCCATTCCAGCGGTCCTGGCCCCGGCTCCGATCTTGAGGAATGACATGGCAGTACTTCCGGCCAGGGGATACACTTCCGCCAAAGTATTGTTGGCGGTTATAAAAACAAACAGGGCAAAAAACAGACGGCTTAGGTATCGTATCATGACAGCCTCGTAAAAGCTTTCCGGTTAAATAGTGATTGCTTACCTTGAATTTTCCGCTACAATACTCCTTCTAATAAATAACCCAAAAGCTTGTTTTTTAAAACTGCCGGTTCCAGGGATAGGCATTGTATGAGTAAGGATCCACCTGGTTATACTGGAATTCTATCAGGAAACTCTTGTTGGGTTGGTATTTCATGCCGAACGATGGCAGGAACATTCCCTGATTAGTATTGCCGCTCTGCAAAGATGACAGGCTGTTAAACTGATTCGGGGTAAAACGATAGGCCAGATCCAGGTTCATCTCCAGATTGTCGGTTATCCGGTAACTGAGCGAGTTGCGGTAGAGGTTGGACAGCAGGCTGCCACGGCTGGAACTTAAATAGCTCATAGAAAAACTCTGGTTCATAGAAAGCCGGCTCATGTCCATAAAATTATTGTTGAACATGCTATTGTATGACGGAATTGCGATCCCGTTATAGGACTGGGCCGAAACCAGGCTGACAGCCAGGCAAACAAGCATTACGATGGAAACTGATTTTTTCATTTCTTCCCTCCCTCGCTGGTGGTGCTTTTGTTTTCGGCTTTTGCCGGGGTGCCGCCGGCTTCAGATTTGGCCTGCCGCCGGTACTCGCTGCTGCGGTTATCGGTGATGTAAAAACCTGATCCCTTAAACAACAGGCCTGCCCCCGTGCCCAACAGACGTTCCACCTTGCCGCCGCATTTGGGGCACTTTTTCAAGGGCTTGTCCTTTATGGATTGGAACTGTTCAAAACGGTGATCGCACAAATTACATTCATATTCGTAAGTAGGCATAAAACTCCCGATGTTATCTTATAAGTATACTCACTAAAATGCCTTATGTCAATACAAAATCATCATTTTATCATCACCATGCGGCGGACCAGCGACCTTCCCGATACCAAAAGGCGAACAAAATATATACCCCCGGAGAGACCCCTCCCATTAAAATCCTTCCCATCCCAGATGGCATTATAGTTCCCCGGCTGGAGCATGCCCGTAGTCAGGTTTTTTACCTTCTGGCCCAGCATATTGTAGACCGATAATTCGACGGGTGATGTTTGCTTCAGTTGAAAGGATATTACTGTAGACTCGGCAAACGGGTTGGGCCGGTTCGGCAGCAATCTGTCGGCAAAAAGCGGCGCCGGAGGTTCCATCTCCACTCCGGCTGGAGTCGGGCCTGCAAAGATATCATCGATGAACCACCCCTGCGACTTGATGACAGGCCCGGCGCTGTCCACATAGGCTATGAACCTCAATTGCAGGGCTTCGCCCGGCTCGTACTTGGATAGATCATAGGTTCGTTTTTCCCACTGCCCGGAGGACCCGGCCAAGACCTCCAGCAGACTGGTTCCGAATGAGCCGGACAATTCTATGAAGCCGTAACCCCACTCGGGAATGAAATCGTACCACTGCCAGAAGCTTAGCTGGTTATTCTCGCCCATCAGGAAAGGCTGGCTAAGCAGGGTATCCACCGCCCGGTAAGGAGCCAGACCCTCCGGCTCGACTCCGAAATACCAGCTGTTGACCGGAGAATTCGATTTATAGGAACTTATATGCCAATGACTGGAATCCGACACCAGCCAGTTGCCGCCGCCCGACTCTATTTGATCGTCAAGCCCTGCCGCCCCCACCGTCAAAATCAGCGAATCGGAAAAATATCCCCCGGCAAATAAGCCCTGGATCAGGAGCCTTGGGAAATAATTTGTATCCGGCGCCAGCGAATCTATTTTAAGAATAAATTCAATCGAAGCGCCAGAATCCGGCTCCAGCCAAATCAGGCTGTCAGAAGGCTGCAATATATCGATCAAGGGGTCGGCGGTGCTCAAGCTGAAAGTGCCTTGGTTTAGAGCCGCCTGGCCAGTGTTTTTCAAAAAGACCGATAGGAAAACCGATTCCCCGGGTTCAATGATATCGTTGCCATTCCCCAGGGAACTGTCATCGGTTATGTGATACAAATATTTCAGTGTAGGAGCCGAGATCGCCTGCCCGACTTGGTAATACCATTTATTTCCGGTGGAATCGATGAGTTCCAGATCGAACCGGGCGATATCCCCGTCGTGGCATAATGAGTCGATGGCAATCGCCGGAACGCCAACCGTCCAGAGGCTGTCGCCCGGCAGCAGCCCTGAGATGTCTGCCAGGCTGTCGGTCACTGCCGAGTTACTGTCAGTTGATCTCAATATAGCCCTGGCATTCAATCCGGAGGATAATGTTCCGTTATTTCTGATCAATATTTCCAGCGTGCCGGATTCGCCAGGACCGGCCAGGCCGTCGCCGTTGCCCGAGATCTCGGCCCACCTTTGTCCGGCATATGATAAGCTGGGGCCCGGTGTGACTATCTTCACATTTTTCTGCAGCGGGATGCAGTTCGGAGCCCAAGCCGTAAGGACGGCATTTTGCGGTATGGCCGTAAAGCCCGACAACATCGCCTGTCCGGCCCGGTCGGTGATCGCTCTTATGTATGCCGAATCGATATACAAAGTAAGAACAACATCACCGGCCGGCTGATTGTTCCTTAGCACACTCACCGAAAGCCCAATGGGTCCGGTATTGATGCTGTCGGAGCAGATCATCTGCAGGCTCTCCGGCGCGGATGTCCAAACGGAAAGAGTAGGATCGCCCAGCAGATTCAGGTTATAGTTGACCCAGCGGAAATAACCATCGACCTGCGACAGAGGGATCATATCGGCCTTGGAGAATCCCACAGCCTGCCCCAAGCTGGGCGCCTGCTGGATCAGGAGCTGGTCAAAAAAGGCATTGTCATAAAGATCCGACGGGCTGTAACCCGGAAACCCCGGAAAATACCAGCCGTAACGGGAATTGCCTATAAAAGCCAGTCCCCCGCCCTGCGGGTTGTTCACGAAATGCTCGGCGATGCTGTTGGAATCGAAACCGGCCGCCTGGCAGCCCAATGAATACAGGATCCCCCATTGGCCGGGATTGTTGAGGGTGTCCATCAGCATAGTGTCTAACCAGCCGTTCCCTCCCTGCATCACATAGAAACCGGAGTGGCCGTTGTGATTTATCAGATGGAGTCCGTTGTTGACCGACTGGATTATAGTGGCCGGGCTTTCATTGCCGGCGGATTGATAAAGCTTCTCCACCGGACGAAAGTAATCAGCCATATAGTCGCGATCTATGATATCCTTGCCCTTGGCCGCATCGGTGCCGGCGTCCAGATAGGAGGCCCAGAACGAGACCCGTTCCAGGTAATCACCCGGCGGGCTCTTCTCGTAGGTCAATACTTTATCAACGAAAGTCCTGGCCTGTTCAAGGCTGGCTGCCGAGGCCCGGCCCACCGTGATATCGGGATACATGTCCACGCTGTCAGCTGGCTCTCCGAAGATATCGTTGCCGTTCAGGTCCCAGGTTCCGTCTAAGTCGCTGTAATACAGATCGCAAATCAAACTGTCCAGCCCAACCTTGCCGGTGAGTTCCTCGTAGCCGCTGTGCATGGCAAAGGCGGTCCGGGCCGGAACTATGCCGTAATCTCCGCCCAACAGCAGATGGCTGATGCCGTAATTTGCATACTGCTCCAGGACGAAATTGCGCAGCTTCTCCTGCTGGTCGCGCCCGAGATAATTGGCATAAATGCTGTCAACCACGGCCACTTTTGTTCGGATGCCCTTTTGGTTCTTCCATTGCGCCAACCGTTGAAAGACGGTGTCATACTGGGCCGAGGTAATTATCAGCAGATCGTATCCGGTGCTTTTAACTCCGCTGAACGCAGAATAATTGGATATAAAAGTGTTGGGGTTAGCTGTATTATTCAAAACCCATTGGCTGCCATAGCCCGTGATATTGGCCGTCTTTACTAAATCGATATCATATTCGACGATTATATCCAGGTCCTGAAGCATTTTCAGCTTGCCGTCCAGCGGTTGGTAGCTGAAGGGGCAGACGATCAGGTTTAAAAGATTGTATCCTCCCAAATTCCCCTGATGCCAGCTGGTGAGCGGGTCGGCCGGATAACTTGCATTGGACTGGTATATCAGAGAATCTTTTAGAAAATTTTTGGGGGTGTTTTCCGAAATAGGCAGGCATTGCTGGGCGGGAAGGATATTATAGCTGCCGGGGAGGTCTTTGTATCTGTTCTGTATTTTAACCGAGCTGACCCTGGCCTGCGGAGGAAGTAAAAGAGTGACCGTTTTGACCGGCAGCCAGGGTGCGCCGGGCTGGCCGTAATTGGTCAGGCCGGGGCATTTAATTGTTTGGTACTCCCCTGCTTTTTCGAAAACCGGGATCACGCCCTGAAAAGATATTTTTTGGGTCAGGGTCTCCCCTTCCGCCGGGATGAAAAGCAGTACGACTGATATTAAGGTTAAGATGGTCTTCATATTAATTTCTATGTATTCATTAGAATATAACATCAATTACACCGACAGTCAATAGCTTGCCGTTTCTGCAGGAAATGGAAAAAAGCCGAGCAAAATGCTCGGCTTTTTTTTTATAGAGCCTGTTTTCTTGACAGGCTGACCTTGCCCGTCTCGGGATCTACCTTGATCAGCTTGACCATTATCTGCTGGCCTTCTTGGACCACATCCTCCGCCTTCTCCACCCTTTTCTTGTCTAATTCGGAAATGTGGACCAACCCTTCCTGGCCTGGCATGTATTCCACGAAGGCTCCGAAATTCATGATCTTGACCACCTTGGCCTGGTAGATCTTCCCAATCTCCGGCTCGGCAGTCATCATCTTGATCTTCTCGTAGCAGGCCTCGGCTCCCGCAATCCCGGCCAGGCCCACCGAGGCGACGGAGACCCGCCCGGAGTTGTCATCATCGATGTCTATCTTGACCCCGAACTCCTCCTGCAGGGCCCGGATGCTCTTGCCGCCGGGGCCGATGACCATACCGATCTTGTCCGGCGGTATCATCAGGCTGAGGATCCGCGGGGCATAAGCGGAAAGCTCGGTTCGCGGTTGATCCAGAGTCTTGACCATGATGTCCAGGATATGCATCCGCCCCTCATGGGCCTGGGCCAGAGCCTTCTGCAGAATATCCTTGTTAAGGCCCTGAACCTTGATGTCTAACTGCAGGGCAGTGATGCCGTCCCTGGTGCCGGCCACCTTGAAGTCCATGTCACCCAGATGATCCTCCAGGCCCATGATGTCGGAGAGAATGGCCACCTGGTCTTTTTCCATAACCAGCCCCATGGCGATGCCGGCCACCGGCGACTTGATGGGCACCCCGGCGTCCATCAGCGACAGCGAAGCTCCGCACACCGAGGCCATCGAGGAGGAGCCGTTGGATTCCAGGATTTCCGATACCACCCTGACGGTGTAGGGAAAACGGTCCTCGGCCGGGATCATGGGAGCCACTGCCCTCTCGGCCAGCGCTCCGTGGCCTATCTCCCGGCGGCCCGGGCCACGGATGGGTTTGACCTCTCCCACCGAGAAGGGCGGAAAGTTATAATGCAACATGTAGCTTTTGGTATATTCGCCCTCCAGATCCTCTATCCGTTGCCCGTCGGAGGCGGTCCCCAGAGTGGTCACCGCCAGGCTCTGGGTCTCGCCGCGGGTGAACAGGGCCGAGCCGTGGGTCCGGGGCAGCACCCCTACCTCGCAGGTTATGGGACGGATATCTGTCAGGCCCCGGCCGTCGGCCCGTTTGCCTTCCTTCAATATCCTCTCCCTCAGGTCCTGGCTCTGTATCTCCTCGATCAGCGACTTGATGGCTTTATCCGATTCCGGATAAGTTTCTTTTAAAGATTCGATGGTCTCGACGGTCAGGTGCTTGATGGCATCCTGGCGAACCTCCTTTTGCGGCAGGATATTGGCCGCCCGGATCTTGTTAAGGGTCAGCTCCCTGACCTTTTCTATCAGGGACTGGTCCTTTTTCGCCGCGGTAACAACCCGCTTGGGTTTGCCGCATTTTTTGACCAATTCCTCCTGCATCTCCACGATCTGCTTGATATACTGGTGGCCGAACTCTATGGCGGCCACGATCTCGTCCTCCGAAACCTCACGGGCACCGGCCTCCACCATGGTAATGGAATCGCTACTGCCGGCTATGACGATATCCAGCCGGCTTTCCTGCAGCTGCTGGAAAGTGGGGTTGATCACATACTGGCCGTTAATCAGCCCCACCCTGACCGATCCGATGGGTCCGTGGAAGGGGACATCGGAGATGGACAGGGCCGCCGAGGCCCCGATCATTCCCAGTATGTCGGAATCGTTTTCCTGGTCGGCTGAAAGTATCAGCGCAAAGACCTGCACTTCATTCCTGAAATCCTGCGGGAACAGCGGACGGATCGGCCGGTCGATCAGCCGGGCCGAAAGGATCTCCTTTTCCCGGGGCCTGCCCTCCCTCTTGAAGAAGCCGCCCGGTATCCTGCCTACGGCATAGGCCTGCTCCCGGTATTCCACGGTCAATGGGAAGAAATCTATCCCCTCCCGGGGCTTATCGGCCCCCACTGCCGTCACCAGCACCACGGTGTCGCCATAGCGCACCGTCACCGAACCGCCGGCCTGTTTGGCCATCCGGCCGGTCTCGATTATCAGTTTGCGTCCCCCCAGTTCCAGTTCCTGTACTTGTACCATTTTTTCCTTCCTGCCCCGCAGCTCTGCAGAGCCTTCCCCGCTTTCCGGGGGAATTGTTTTACTTGCCGTCCGGTTTACGCCAATCAGGGGCGATTACGATCGCCCCTGTTGGTTATCAAGCCCGAACAATTACTTTCTGAGTCCCAGCTTTTCCACTATGGACCGGTAACGGTCCATATGACGCTTGGAGAGGTAGTTCAGCAGCCTGCGCCGCTGGCCCACCATCTTTAATAGCCCCCGCCGGCAGGCGTGGTCCTTTTTGTGGATCTTGAGATGCTCGGTCAGATCGTTGATCCGCTGGGTAAGCAAAGATACCTGCACCTCGGGGCTGCCGGTATCCCCTTCATGTTTCTGATGTTTGCCGATCAGTTCCTGCTTCTTTTCAATGGTCAGTGGCATGGTGTGGGTTCCTCCTGTTTTTTTCTGATGCCTTCTCCCGCGAAGCGGTGCAGGAGAGGTCGTTTATTGTGTTAATTATAAACCATAACAGCCTTAAAAGTCAATACGATAAGCTTCTCCAAAATATTTTTCTATCTTTTCCTGATCTCCTTTAATAGCCCTTATAAGTGCCTCGACGGTATCATATTTCTTTCCCGGCCTGATATATTTATGAAAAAATATCTCGGCCTTCTTTCCGGAGAGGTCATGCTTGCCGCCGAAGGCATTGAATTCGATGGTCCT includes:
- a CDS encoding zinc ribbon domain-containing protein — encoded protein: MPTYEYECNLCDHRFEQFQSIKDKPLKKCPKCGGKVERLLGTGAGLLFKGSGFYITDNRSSEYRRQAKSEAGGTPAKAENKSTTSEGGKK
- a CDS encoding T9SS type A sorting domain-containing protein, yielding MKTILTLISVVLLFIPAEGETLTQKISFQGVIPVFEKAGEYQTIKCPGLTNYGQPGAPWLPVKTVTLLLPPQARVSSVKIQNRYKDLPGSYNILPAQQCLPISENTPKNFLKDSLIYQSNASYPADPLTSWHQGNLGGYNLLNLIVCPFSYQPLDGKLKMLQDLDIIVEYDIDLVKTANITGYGSQWVLNNTANPNTFISNYSAFSGVKSTGYDLLIITSAQYDTVFQRLAQWKNQKGIRTKVAVVDSIYANYLGRDQQEKLRNFVLEQYANYGISHLLLGGDYGIVPARTAFAMHSGYEELTGKVGLDSLICDLYYSDLDGTWDLNGNDIFGEPADSVDMYPDITVGRASAASLEQARTFVDKVLTYEKSPPGDYLERVSFWASYLDAGTDAAKGKDIIDRDYMADYFRPVEKLYQSAGNESPATIIQSVNNGLHLINHNGHSGFYVMQGGNGWLDTMLMDTLNNPGQWGILYSLGCQAAGFDSNSIAEHFVNNPQGGGLAFIGNSRYGWYFPGFPGYSPSDLYDNAFFDQLLIQQAPSLGQAVGFSKADMIPLSQVDGYFRWVNYNLNLLGDPTLSVWTSAPESLQMICSDSINTGPIGLSVSVLRNNQPAGDVVLTLYIDSAYIRAITDRAGQAMLSGFTAIPQNAVLTAWAPNCIPLQKNVKIVTPGPSLSYAGQRWAEISGNGDGLAGPGESGTLEILIRNNGTLSSGLNARAILRSTDSNSAVTDSLADISGLLPGDSLWTVGVPAIAIDSLCHDGDIARFDLELIDSTGNKWYYQVGQAISAPTLKYLYHITDDSSLGNGNDIIEPGESVFLSVFLKNTGQAALNQGTFSLSTADPLIDILQPSDSLIWLEPDSGASIEFILKIDSLAPDTNYFPRLLIQGLFAGGYFSDSLILTVGAAGLDDQIESGGGNWLVSDSSHWHISSYKSNSPVNSWYFGVEPEGLAPYRAVDTLLSQPFLMGENNQLSFWQWYDFIPEWGYGFIELSGSFGTSLLEVLAGSSGQWEKRTYDLSKYEPGEALQLRFIAYVDSAGPVIKSQGWFIDDIFAGPTPAGVEMEPPAPLFADRLLPNRPNPFAESTVISFQLKQTSPVELSVYNMLGQKVKNLTTGMLQPGNYNAIWDGKDFNGRGLSGGIYFVRLLVSGRSLVRRMVMIK
- the pnp gene encoding polyribonucleotide nucleotidyltransferase; translation: MVQVQELELGGRKLIIETGRMAKQAGGSVTVRYGDTVVLVTAVGADKPREGIDFFPLTVEYREQAYAVGRIPGGFFKREGRPREKEILSARLIDRPIRPLFPQDFRNEVQVFALILSADQENDSDILGMIGASAALSISDVPFHGPIGSVRVGLINGQYVINPTFQQLQESRLDIVIAGSSDSITMVEAGAREVSEDEIVAAIEFGHQYIKQIVEMQEELVKKCGKPKRVVTAAKKDQSLIEKVRELTLNKIRAANILPQKEVRQDAIKHLTVETIESLKETYPESDKAIKSLIEEIQSQDLRERILKEGKRADGRGLTDIRPITCEVGVLPRTHGSALFTRGETQSLAVTTLGTASDGQRIEDLEGEYTKSYMLHYNFPPFSVGEVKPIRGPGRREIGHGALAERAVAPMIPAEDRFPYTVRVVSEILESNGSSSMASVCGASLSLMDAGVPIKSPVAGIAMGLVMEKDQVAILSDIMGLEDHLGDMDFKVAGTRDGITALQLDIKVQGLNKDILQKALAQAHEGRMHILDIMVKTLDQPRTELSAYAPRILSLMIPPDKIGMVIGPGGKSIRALQEEFGVKIDIDDDNSGRVSVASVGLAGIAGAEACYEKIKMMTAEPEIGKIYQAKVVKIMNFGAFVEYMPGQEGLVHISELDKKRVEKAEDVVQEGQQIMVKLIKVDPETGKVSLSRKQAL
- the rpsO gene encoding 30S ribosomal protein S15; translated protein: MPLTIEKKQELIGKHQKHEGDTGSPEVQVSLLTQRINDLTEHLKIHKKDHACRRGLLKMVGQRRRLLNYLSKRHMDRYRSIVEKLGLRK